One Nicotiana tabacum cultivar K326 chromosome 23, ASM71507v2, whole genome shotgun sequence genomic window, CTCATCAAAAGTGAGTGATGTGTCCAGGTCGGGAACATCATTGACCCCCGCGAAGCAACCGCAAAATATATTATCCCCTTGGGGGCCGTCCCCACATTGGGGGTCCCCATGGACCGGGCATCCCGAAACTGCCACTCAGAGAACGTGGGGCCTGGAGGTGAATCATCAATGTTAATTGCTCCGAGCGAGTCACTCGGGgcattctcttctctttgaaggGCCTCAGAACTAGACCCTTAGGGCACACCCGCCGGTTGCTCGTCACGGCAGGAGGCATCATAACacccgatgactcggggactctgCTCGGATCTTCCTCCGAGATCACCTCGGTCTGCGGCTCAACCTCCTCGACCGTCACCGGCTCAGTAGTTCTCGATGCCTCGATGCCTCCCCTCTTCTGAGCCACCAGTAGGCAGTCGGCATCTTCACCCTCCTCATCTTCATCTCGTAGTGTTTGGACTACATCAGCAGACAGAATAATGGGATCGGTCTTCGACTTTCGAGTCCTGCTTTTCCTGGGCTTCGGGGTATCTGGTGGCGAGGCCCTTctccttttcttgtctttggtcGGCTTCGGGAACTCCTCTTCCCCGGGGGGAGGCAGCCTCATGACGACCTTATCTCCGAGACCTGTATGagaagaaatcaagttaaaaaaAGTATTTCACAGGAAAGTATCAAACACGAACAGGGGAACttactatgatttttggcctcccatcgacccttggccaaatcGCGCCACGAGCGCTCAGCATAGGAAGAGGTTGAAACCAGTTGTCGAACCCAACCTGCAAGGTCCGGGACTGCACCAGGAAACCAGGGGGAAGCTGCACCATAAAGAAGAATATAGAtgagaagaggtaaaggaaacataACAAGTAATCAAACGTTATCAGTGAGAttctacttacgcttcatgttccattcttcgggAAATGACATCTTCTCGGCGGGGATTAAGTCGGAGGTCCTGACTCGAACAAACCGGCCCATCCATCcccggtttgatttattttattatccaatttatctatttaattcgttaTTTATTAATTGGTACTAggttaaatcacatatccttaaaaccacaatataagtttaattattactCAATTTTTCAGGGTAAACAAATTGGAagtgatttttattattttttcatgattttttacTTAACAAACATGTGTCATGTTCttatttctcttttaatttcaTTCTCTCTTTATTTCTTCCTTCTCTTTATTTCTAATCAATGGGATAGGATTTTTCTCATTTGCCTTTCTTTCATCGGTTCTTTTCTTCACGATTAAGTATAAGTATTTTTCACCATCATTTTTATCTCTCTGTTTTCTGTTCTAATATGGCCACCCGTGATAATGATGGTCGGTATTTCCCTGAAAATCTAGCAATGGAGATTCTAATCAAGTTGCCGATAGAATCCTTGTTGCGATTCAAATGCGTCGGCAAGTACCGGTTTGAAAACATTACGAGCCCTAGCTTCATCAAAGAACACATGAATTGGAGCAGAAAGAACAAGCCCTCAAAAATCATGATTTATGATCATATTGGATGCCCCTCAAATGATGATTCTCCTCTCAATCCCAATCCCATCACTTTGATTTCGGTCTCATGTGCTGTTGTCGTACATAAAAATCCTGATTATCTTCAGGAATTCAGAGGTATGACGTACCTTTTAGGTTCTGTGGATGGCTTGTTTTTATTGGAGCGAGTAATTGATGGCAGCATATTCAACGTCTTCTTGGCTTTGTGGAATCCTGCCATCAGGGAAGTGATATTGTGAACTCTGTGAGTGACTCGGTGAAGGGcatatttggaaatttgaataatTATGTGTCAGACCCAGGTTCAGTGCATGCAGGTGCTAAGTTCGTGAAAGGGCAACATAGAAAAAAATACAGTTATAAATATAGCAAAGGGCGTAGAGTATTCTTTATGCTGAAATTGTCAAGTGTTAGCACTATTTTCCCATCTATGTTCTTCTTCTGATACTTATCATCTCTTTCTGGTTATCCCTCCTTTATCCCTTTAATTTTCTCCagttattgttcttctttccgtCAATACTTCCCATTTTGTGTAATTCAGTTTagtgattttatatatatatatatatatatatatatatatatatatatatatatatatatatatatatatatatataagtatgtgTTTGTATTGAGAATTTGGTTTGTTTCATTGGTGCTTTCATCCAGAGGTTTCTAATGAAGGACCAAAAGTTACTCAAGGCTTTCATCGATGACTCAATTTGTGATTCACTACAAGAAATGAAGGATTCGCTTTCTATAGATTTCGCTGATATTCATTCGATGTTAATGGAGTTAGTGTGGAAAAAGGCTACGACATCCATTCTACCATGAGAGCCAGTGAAATTAGGGAGGTTCCGCGGTGGAAATCCAGAGTCTTAGATTTTACAGGCATAGAGGTATTTTGTGTTTTACctcgttttttgtgttttacggccaaacaactagaattccgcccgattcctaaattttcgtatgctacagcccatgccttccgagagggccctgaccccgatcgcctaaaattttttcgggccatcaaatacgacctaagaaaccataatcaccgccttgCCATCACCGTTCCTcggttttttgcgttttacggccaaaaaaataagaattccacccgattaccatattttcgtgtgccgcttttcgagtgggccgggcccctacggacccggatcgccttaaatatttccgggccatcaaatacgacgtaaAGAATCTAAattcgaaataaatgatgaatatagacatggatttatggaatatcatcaatatatgataaggaacacttaccgaGTTCGAAGTCGTGATAAACGCCTTCAAATTGCCCAAAACCGTGGTTTTAAAACCCAAACGAAATGAAGAATCCCTTAATGTTCTGCCCAGTCTCGCATTTGCGGGCAAAAGGTCGCATCTATAGCCTCGTATTTGCGAGACAAGGGCTGAATTTGCGAAGCCAAGCAGCCAAGCGAGTTCTGTATCTGCGGAAAATGGGCCACATTTGCGGCTGCGCAGAAGCGCAAGATGGAGCCGCAAAAGCGACGAGGTGCACATTTGCGATCGGctggccgcagaagcggtatcaCACCTGCGATCAAAGCGAAGCTTCCTTCCCAGCCTcaatgtcgcagaagcgacatttccttcgcagaagcgggcacgcacctgcggccaaaaatgagcaggtgcgacacaccagaaccagcattggacaacatgtTCCAAATGATCTGTGGCGCATCCGAAATTCATTCGAGCCACTCAGAACATCGTCATAATATTCCaataagtcccgtaacataatatgGACTttctcggggtctcaaatcatgtCGAATAATgtcgaaattataattcacaccttgATTCAaacttttgagttttaaacttttcaatttacaaaactcatGCTGAAACGTATTAAACgaatccgaaatgacttcaaatttggcgcacaactcataaatgacataacgaaactattcaaatttccagaatcgggttccaaccccgatatcaataaagtccgaggtcaaactttggaaatcttttgTCTTgagatttctagtttccgttaaatggtaaTAATTTgagctaggaacctccgaattcaattctaggcatacgcccaagtcccaaatcacgatacgggcctaccggaactgtcaaaatactgatccaagtacgtttgctcaaaatgttgatcataatcaactcagttgagttttaaagctctatttcacattttaatccatttttcacataaatacttttcgaaaaattatacggaccgcgcatacaagtcgaggaatgataaatagtactttttgaggccttagaacacagaaataaatgtttaaattaaagatgatattttgggtcatcaccgttccttatttatttgatgatGGCACTTGGCATTCTCTGAGATATTAAGGTAGAATACCAGATTTAGAAATTCTTACCTTAAATGAAGTAATCAGAAggttatgtaacttacagatttaccccatcaTTGCCGTATGCTTTATAGTTCATcatgttttattatattattatattggacttttagtaagtgtcgatatcgatcactcgtcactacttctctggggttaggctagatacttactgggtacgcgttgatttacgtactcatgctgcacttctgcactgcatgtgcaggatctgacatgtTCGTTGAGGACcaccttggcgcgtaggcgcaccagttgaggagactttatgtgagctgcatttcagGCTACACATCGCAGTGCACCGAGTCttcattgtactatttattttattctgtcttattatATTTGGGACAGaagttgtattattattattatattctttagaaaatgttcatgcacttgtgataccgtaTTTTGGGGATTTTCTACGGGTTGTTCGTTGTCGTAATCGTGTAAATATATTCCttactctgtaaattctattttatactgttcaattaaggaaagttatgattttaaaatactagaatgagtaattaaattggtaaATCACCGTTGGTTTGcatgacggcggcgttaggcgccatcacgacctatagtgaatTTTGGTTCGTGATACTTGTACTTCGAAAAAGTTCACATAGACCGGAAATGAGAAGATATCTAACATCTATTTATTTGGGGGAAAAGGTCCTATTTACTCTAATCTTACCTGGGCGTTACGAAAAAGTCTCCCACTAATGACTAGGTTCTAATTATATAATGGAAGCTAAACGTTATTAATTTCGTATAGAGCATAGATATTTTTTACCATTCTTATCTTAAAGGTAACGGAAACTAAAGATTAGATATATGAATCTTAATATCATTCATGATTATTAAAAGCATAGGTGGTTCTGTCTCTCAAAACTTGAAAGTCAGTTGGTCTAGAATAGCCTCAAAAGTGAATTTCTAAATCAGATAGAACAGTTGACATTGCAACGTTATAAATTTATGGTTGTGAAATAAACTAGGTCCTCTCGGAATAATCAGTTTAACTTTTTCTTAATAATATCCAGCTACGTATTATATTTACTTGTATATCTAACACAATATCTCATTAgcgaaaaaattatttatttacgAAAATTATTAAATATCAGAATAAAATGTGTTTCAATAAGAGTAAAATGGATAATGTTGTAATTTATATACAGATACCAATTAGATTAAAATTGAGGCGTAGAAAGTTGTTAGTACGTTATATGGattgctaaaaataaaaaaacacgtAAAACGTTCGCCCGTAAGGTTAAAGACAAATGGACATAATTACGCTATTCCTACAATTTACTACTGTATCATTATTATAATTATAAGTtgtaaaatgaaacaaaaattaaTGCAAAATGACGTTTTACATTTATttcagccccccccccccccaaaaaaaataaaagccaAAAATTCCACCCCCTTCACATtgaaaaaacattattttctgccCTAAAAGAAACTACTCCAAGAAATAACAAAGGAA contains:
- the LOC107762000 gene encoding uncharacterized protein LOC107762000; protein product: MATRDNDGRYFPENLAMEILIKLPIESLLRFKCVGKYRFENITSPSFIKEHMNWSRKNKPSKIMIYDHIGCPSNDDSPLNPNPITLISVSCAVVVHKNPDYLQEFRGMTYLLGSVDGLFLLERVIDGSIFNVFLALWNPAIRERFLMKDQKLLKAFIDDSICDSLQEMKDSLSIDFADIHSMLMELVWKKATTSILP